In the Sandaracinus amylolyticus genome, GATCTCGACGGGCGACATGATGCGTGCGGAGCGCAAGAGCGGCTCCGCGCTCGGCAAGAAGTTCGACGAGTACATGACGCAGGGCCTGCTCGTGCCCGACTCGCTCGTCATCGAGCTCCTGCGTAACCGCCTGATGCAGGCGGACGCGAAGGGTGGCGCGATCTTCGACGGCTACCCGCGCACGGTGGATCAGGCGAAGGCCCTCGACGCGATGCTCGCGGAGATGGGGCGTCGCATCGAGAAGGTGATCGCGCTCGAGGTGCCGACCGAGGCGATCGTGGATCGAATTAGCGGCAGGCGATCGTGTGAGGCCTGTGGACAGGTCTACCACGTGCGCTATAATCCGCCCCCCTCGACGGGCCGCTGCGGCAATTGCGGCAGCGATCGCATCGTCCAGCGCGACGATGACCGCGAGGAAAAGGTGCGCACGCGCAACGCGGTGTACCTGGAGAACACGCTCCCGATCCTGGCGCACTACGGTGCCGGCGGGATCGTCGCGAAGGTCGACGGGACCGGCGCGGTGGAAGACGTGACCCGCAGGATCGAGTCGATCCTCGGGAAGTGAGCTCGCCCTTCGTATGAAGGGCACGGTCCTCGAAGCGGTGGTCGAAGACGAGCTGCCTCGAGGTCTGTACGCGGTGCGCAGCGAAGATGGTCGTCGCTTCGTCGCATCCCTGCCGATTCGGAGTCGGCATTCGATCGTGAAGCTGCTCCGAGGCGACCGCGTGATGATCGAAGTGTCCCCTGCGGACACCAGCCGAGCGCGAATCACTGCTCGCGCCGGCGACTGAGACGCTCACCGTGGCTCTCGGTCGAAAGTTCTCCCGTAGAGAGTTGGAAGTAAGAGCGAGGCTGCGATGAAGGTCCGTCCGAGCGTCAAGAAGATCTGCGAGAAGTGCAAGGTCGTCCGCCGCAAGGGGACCGTGCGCGTGATCTGCGAGAACCCGCGCCACAAGCAGCGTCAGGGCTGAAAGAGGAATCGAGTCATGGCACGCATCGCCGGCGTCGACCTTCCTGGTCGCAAGCACACCGTCATCGCTCTCCAGTACATCTACGGGATCGGTCCCGCGATCGCGAAGCAGATCTGCGAGAAGGCCGGAATCCCCGAGACGAAGAAGGCGGATGATCTCGACGAGAACGACGTCAAGAAGATCCGCGATCTCCTCGACACGCAGTTCAAGGTCGAGGGTGATCTCCGCCGCGAGATCGCCATCAACATCAAGCGCCTGATGGACCTCGGGTGCTATCGCGGGCTGCGTCATCGTCGTGGCCTGCCCGTGCGCGGCCAGCGCACCCACACGAATGCGCGCACCCGCAAGGGCCCGCGTCGCGGCAGCGCCGTCCGTCGCTGAGCTCTGAACAGAGCGGCGAGCGACGGGGATCACCTCACCGGAGTACTGAGAGATGGCGAAGCCGAAGGCAGCCAAGGGCAAGAAGAAGGTCAAGAAGAACATCGGCACGGGCATCGCGCACGTGCAGTCGACCTTCAACAACACGATCGTCACCGTCACGGACCTCGCGGGGAACGTGGTGGCGTGGAGCAGCGCGGGCGCGCGCGGCTTCAAGGGCTCGCGCAAGAGCACGCCGTTCGCGGCGCAGCTCGCCGCCGAAGATGCGGCTCGCAAGGCGCAGGACCACGGCATGACGACCGTCGCGATCTTCGTGAAGGGCCCGGGCGCGGGCCGCGAGTCGGCCCTCCGTGCGTTCCAGATGGCCGGCATGCGCGTGACGCTCATCCGTGACGTGACCCCGATCCCGCACAACGGCTGCCGCCCGCCCAAGCGTCGCCGCGTCTGAAGTAGAGGAACTGAGAGATGGCTCGCTACACCGGCCCGTCCTGCAAGCTCTGCCGTCGCGAGGGGGAGAAGCTCTTCCTCAAGGGCGACCGCTGCTACACCGACAAGTGCGCGTTCGATCGCCGTCCGTACCCGCCCGGCCAGCACGGCCAGCGTCGTTCGAAGGCGACCGAGTACGGCATCCGCCTTCGTGAGAAGCAGAAGGTGCGTCGCATCTACGGCGTGCTGGAGCGCCAGTTCCGCAAGTACTTCGCGTCGGCGGATGCGGGCAAGGGCGTGACCGGTGAGGCGCTGCTCGCGCTGCTCGAGCGCCGTCTCGACAGCGTCTGCTACCGCCTCGGCTTCGCGGCGACGCGCAGCGACGGCCGCCAGCTCGTGCGTCACAAGCACGTGCTCGTGAACGGGAAGACGGTCAGCGTGCCGAGCTTCCTCGTTCGGCCGAACGACACGATCACCATCCGCGAGAAGAGCCGGCAAAAGGGCCGCATCGTGACGGCGCTCGAGGGCGTCGAGCGTCGCGGCGTGCCGGAGTGGCTCTCGCTCGACAAGGGCGCGTTCACCGGCAAGGTGGTGAGCCAGCCCGTGCGCGAGGCGATCACGCTCCCGATCAAGGAGCAGCTGATCGTCGAGTTCTACTCG is a window encoding:
- a CDS encoding adenylate kinase; protein product: MDLILFGPPGAGKGTQSKFLVDRLGIPQISTGDMMRAERKSGSALGKKFDEYMTQGLLVPDSLVIELLRNRLMQADAKGGAIFDGYPRTVDQAKALDAMLAEMGRRIEKVIALEVPTEAIVDRISGRRSCEACGQVYHVRYNPPPSTGRCGNCGSDRIVQRDDDREEKVRTRNAVYLENTLPILAHYGAGGIVAKVDGTGAVEDVTRRIESILGK
- a CDS encoding translation initiation factor IF-1; this translates as MKGTVLEAVVEDELPRGLYAVRSEDGRRFVASLPIRSRHSIVKLLRGDRVMIEVSPADTSRARITARAGD
- the rpmJ gene encoding 50S ribosomal protein L36, with amino-acid sequence MKVRPSVKKICEKCKVVRRKGTVRVICENPRHKQRQG
- the rpsM gene encoding 30S ribosomal protein S13; this encodes MARIAGVDLPGRKHTVIALQYIYGIGPAIAKQICEKAGIPETKKADDLDENDVKKIRDLLDTQFKVEGDLRREIAINIKRLMDLGCYRGLRHRRGLPVRGQRTHTNARTRKGPRRGSAVRR
- the rpsK gene encoding 30S ribosomal protein S11, giving the protein MAKPKAAKGKKKVKKNIGTGIAHVQSTFNNTIVTVTDLAGNVVAWSSAGARGFKGSRKSTPFAAQLAAEDAARKAQDHGMTTVAIFVKGPGAGRESALRAFQMAGMRVTLIRDVTPIPHNGCRPPKRRRV
- the rpsD gene encoding 30S ribosomal protein S4 encodes the protein MARYTGPSCKLCRREGEKLFLKGDRCYTDKCAFDRRPYPPGQHGQRRSKATEYGIRLREKQKVRRIYGVLERQFRKYFASADAGKGVTGEALLALLERRLDSVCYRLGFAATRSDGRQLVRHKHVLVNGKTVSVPSFLVRPNDTITIREKSRQKGRIVTALEGVERRGVPEWLSLDKGAFTGKVVSQPVREAITLPIKEQLIVEFYSR